From Crassaminicella indica, one genomic window encodes:
- the rpoD gene encoding RNA polymerase sigma factor RpoD codes for MSKKNQNKKMQSVKKLIEKGKKRGMLTYTEIMDTLEEIDIDKDQIEQVYDHLAAMGIEIVGEKEEVIEEIQEEEEVVDLDISIPKGINIDDPVRMYLKEIGKVPLLSAAEEIELAKKMEKGDEEAKRRLCEANLRLVVSIAKRYVGRGMLFLDLIQEGNLGLIKAVEKFDWRKGYKFSTYATWWIRQAITRAIADQARTIRIPVHMVETINKLIRISRQLLQELGREPKPEEIAKEMDLPEEKVRDILKIAQEPVSLETPIGEEEDSHLGDFIPDEDAPAPAEAAAFSMLKEQLVEVLDTLTPREQKVLRLRFGLDDGRARTLEEVGKKFDVTRERIRQIEAKALRKLRHPSRSKKLKDYLE; via the coding sequence ATGAGCAAGAAAAATCAAAATAAAAAGATGCAATCCGTGAAAAAGCTAATAGAAAAAGGCAAAAAAAGAGGTATGCTAACATATACGGAAATTATGGATACCTTAGAGGAGATAGATATAGATAAGGACCAAATTGAGCAAGTTTATGATCATTTAGCTGCAATGGGAATAGAGATTGTAGGCGAGAAGGAAGAAGTTATTGAAGAAATACAGGAAGAAGAGGAAGTAGTGGATTTAGATATTTCTATCCCAAAGGGGATTAATATAGATGATCCAGTAAGAATGTATCTTAAAGAAATTGGAAAAGTACCATTACTTTCAGCTGCTGAAGAGATAGAATTAGCTAAAAAAATGGAAAAAGGTGATGAAGAAGCTAAAAGAAGGCTTTGTGAGGCAAACTTAAGACTTGTTGTAAGTATTGCCAAAAGATATGTTGGAAGGGGTATGTTATTTTTAGATTTAATACAAGAAGGAAACTTAGGGTTGATTAAGGCTGTAGAAAAATTTGACTGGAGAAAGGGATATAAATTCAGTACTTATGCAACTTGGTGGATAAGACAAGCTATTACGAGAGCTATAGCGGATCAAGCAAGAACTATAAGGATTCCTGTTCATATGGTAGAGACTATTAATAAACTCATAAGAATATCAAGACAGCTCCTTCAAGAATTAGGAAGGGAACCAAAGCCAGAAGAGATTGCAAAAGAAATGGACCTTCCTGAAGAAAAGGTAAGGGATATATTAAAAATTGCTCAAGAACCTGTATCTTTAGAGACTCCTATTGGTGAGGAAGAGGATAGTCATCTTGGTGATTTTATACCTGATGAGGATGCACCAGCCCCTGCAGAAGCTGCTGCTTTTTCAATGTTAAAGGAACAGTTAGTAGAAGTTTTAGATACTCTAACACCAAGAGAACAGAAGGTTTTAAGATTGAGATTTGGTTTGGATGATGGAAGAGCAAGAACACTAGAAGAAGTGGGTAAAAAGTTTGATGTTACAAGAGAAAGAATAAGACAAATAGAAGCAAAGGCACTAAGAAAGCTTAGACATCCTAGCAGAAGTAAAAAATTAAAGGATTATTTAGAATAG
- a CDS encoding tRNA (adenine(22)-N(1))-methyltransferase, producing MKLTPRLLNIAKFVPKNSVLADVGTDHGYIPVYLMKNKITEKIIATDINEGPLLSAQKNIKLYGLDNYIETRLGNGLEAIQPGEVDTVIIAGMGGLLIRDILLNHPDVTKSIKRFILQPMVAQDELRRWLYANNFKIIDEKLVSEDHRIYEIIVVEHGKEVIEDEIYFEIGKKLIENKDPHLEAFIYKHIKKQKDIINNLVGQKTDKAKNKLKECKEKIEKFEEVLRWLKN from the coding sequence ATGAAACTAACACCAAGATTATTGAATATCGCTAAATTTGTACCAAAAAATTCTGTTTTAGCTGATGTTGGAACAGATCATGGGTATATTCCAGTATATTTAATGAAAAATAAAATTACAGAAAAAATAATTGCAACAGATATAAATGAGGGACCGTTACTTAGTGCACAAAAAAATATAAAGCTTTATGGATTAGATAATTATATTGAAACAAGGCTTGGAAATGGTCTTGAAGCGATTCAGCCTGGCGAGGTAGATACTGTGATCATAGCAGGTATGGGAGGGCTTTTAATTAGAGATATATTGCTTAATCATCCTGATGTAACAAAATCTATTAAGAGATTTATTCTGCAACCTATGGTAGCGCAGGATGAATTAAGAAGATGGCTTTATGCTAATAATTTTAAGATAATAGATGAAAAATTAGTTTCAGAAGATCATAGAATTTATGAGATAATAGTTGTAGAACATGGGAAAGAAGTAATTGAGGATGAAATATACTTTGAAATAGGAAAGAAATTAATAGAAAATAAGGATCCGCACCTAGAAGCTTTTATCTATAAGCATATAAAGAAACAAAAGGATATCATAAACAATTTAGTAGGTCAAAAAACGGATAAGGCAAAAAACAAGCTTAAGGAATGCAAGGAAAAGATTGAAAAATTTGAGGAGGTGTTAAGATGGCTGAAAAATTAG
- a CDS encoding Nif3-like dinuclear metal center hexameric protein: MAEKLEKVVKLMENIAPSYLAENWDNVGLQIGDNHKDINRILVALEATEAIIDEAILKNIDMIICHHPLIFKPVKNIKTDNPIGNLIYKLIKNDIALFCAHTNLDIAHGGTNDVLAQIFNIVDTKPLIKIDKERYFKLVVYVPKTHIENVRAAICSAGAGQIGMYSHCTFQTEGIGMFKPLEGTNPFIGTHGKIEAVEEYRLETIVPKEKLNSVVKMMLDAHPYEEVAYDLFTLNNSINQYGLGRVGKLIEPIKLAEFCQKIKEKLGMESIRFIGDSQKSIQKIGLCTGSGAEFIYDAYRLGCDCYITGDVKYHDAQYAASLGIAVIDAGHFETEHLVCKPLFKNLKEAIKENHYDMEVLLASNDMNPFQII; the protein is encoded by the coding sequence ATGGCTGAAAAATTAGAAAAAGTAGTAAAGTTGATGGAAAATATAGCACCTTCTTATTTAGCAGAGAATTGGGATAATGTAGGACTTCAAATAGGAGATAATCATAAAGATATTAACCGAATTTTAGTAGCTTTAGAAGCAACAGAAGCTATTATTGATGAGGCTATACTAAAAAATATAGATATGATTATCTGTCATCATCCTTTAATTTTTAAACCTGTTAAAAATATAAAAACAGATAATCCTATAGGGAATTTGATTTATAAATTGATTAAAAATGATATCGCACTTTTTTGTGCTCATACAAATTTAGATATTGCCCATGGGGGTACAAATGATGTTTTAGCACAAATATTTAATATTGTTGACACTAAGCCATTGATTAAAATAGATAAAGAAAGATATTTTAAGCTTGTTGTATATGTGCCAAAGACACATATTGAAAATGTAAGAGCTGCTATATGTAGTGCTGGAGCAGGTCAGATAGGCATGTATAGTCACTGTACATTTCAGACTGAGGGAATAGGTATGTTTAAACCATTAGAAGGAACGAATCCTTTTATTGGAACCCACGGAAAGATAGAAGCAGTAGAAGAGTATAGACTAGAAACTATTGTACCAAAGGAAAAATTAAATAGTGTTGTAAAAATGATGTTAGATGCACATCCTTATGAGGAAGTAGCCTATGATCTTTTTACATTGAATAATTCTATTAATCAATATGGGTTAGGTAGAGTAGGGAAATTAATAGAACCTATAAAGCTTGCTGAATTTTGCCAAAAGATTAAAGAAAAACTTGGAATGGAGTCTATTAGATTTATAGGAGATTCTCAAAAGAGTATACAAAAGATAGGCTTGTGTACTGGTAGTGGGGCAGAGTTTATCTATGATGCTTATAGACTAGGATGTGATTGCTATATTACTGGAGATGTAAAATATCATGATGCACAATATGCCGCATCTTTAGGGATTGCGGTAATTGATGCAGGTCATTTTGAAACAGAACATTTAGTATGTAAACCTCTATTTAAAAATTTAAAAGAAGCAATTAAGGAAAATCATTATGATATGGAAGTTTTATTAGCATCTAATGATATGAATCCTTTTCAAATTATATAA
- a CDS encoding zinc ribbon domain-containing protein encodes MKQKDYLWKLQEIEKNLEQKERILKDVIKGEEISKRIAEHKCIKNDFETQKDILKAKENILRKLEHERRELEYEIEEIKERLYSGKINDLKQLEKLMKKEENKKEELNEIDSKTLEIMEVVDDLKEEIKKIGVKGGTLGSTIKNMLKERKIKIEKIEKDIIKIKAEKEALLKKINEEYIRMYMDIKSKKNNPVAILKEDVCMGCHMDLPVMTVTKLKKQDIVLCNNCGRILYPKSDE; translated from the coding sequence ATGAAGCAGAAAGATTATTTATGGAAACTTCAAGAAATAGAAAAAAATTTAGAGCAAAAAGAAAGAATATTAAAAGATGTGATAAAAGGTGAAGAAATAAGCAAAAGAATTGCAGAACACAAATGTATAAAAAATGATTTTGAAACACAAAAGGATATATTGAAAGCTAAGGAAAATATTTTAAGAAAGCTTGAGCATGAAAGAAGAGAATTAGAGTATGAAATAGAAGAAATAAAAGAACGTTTATATAGTGGAAAAATAAATGATTTAAAACAATTAGAAAAGCTAATGAAAAAGGAAGAAAATAAAAAAGAAGAATTAAATGAAATTGATTCAAAAACACTTGAGATTATGGAAGTTGTTGATGATCTTAAAGAAGAAATTAAAAAAATAGGGGTTAAAGGAGGCACTTTAGGCAGCACAATCAAAAATATGCTCAAGGAAAGAAAAATAAAAATAGAAAAAATAGAAAAGGATATCATAAAAATAAAGGCAGAAAAAGAAGCATTATTGAAAAAGATTAATGAAGAATATATACGAATGTATATGGATATAAAATCAAAGAAAAATAATCCTGTAGCAATACTTAAGGAAGATGTTTGCATGGGCTGTCATATGGATTTACCTGTTATGACGGTTACAAAATTAAAAAAACAAGATATTGTATTATGTAATAATTGTGGGAGGATATTATATCCTAAAAGTGATGAATAG
- a CDS encoding IS1182 family transposase (programmed frameshift), which yields MLTKNNGYQNRIETVMIENLVSEDHLLRKINKYINFSFIYDLVEDKYCLDNGRPSIDPVVLFKMMFIGYLYGIRSERRLMEEIKYNIAYRWFLGYGITDEIPHHSTISQNRRRRFTGTDIFEKIFSNIVKQAIDNNLVLGKILYTDSTHLKANANKNKYEEKYIKVEVKEYVDDLENAINEDRINHGKKPLKKKNMKPEIKRIKSSITDPDSGFMHRDRKPKGFFYLEHRTVDAENNIITGVNVTPGNINDATPYLQILDEQIEKYGFEVKFVGLDAGYFTAPICKGLNDRNIQGAIGYRLGPHKKGKFTKNRFQYVDEWDVIMCPNLYPMHYKTTTRQGYREYISDKNNCSECPYKEKCLYDGNETRTIRLHVWEKYKDKVKRFTMYDQLGKRIYKRRKETVERSFADAKQLHGLRYARFHGIEKVKEQCLMTAAVQNMKKIAMILSSLSFNSFLNDYSHKILSYAYFIFRKTNH from the exons TTGTTAACTAAGAATAATGGATACCAAAATAGAATTGAAACTGTTATGATTGAGAACCTAGTTTCTGAAGATCATTTGCTTAGAAAAATCAATAAATATATTAACTTTTCATTTATATATGATTTAGTAGAAGATAAGTATTGTTTAGATAATGGAAGACCATCTATTGATCCAGTTGTTTTATTTAAGATGATGTTTATTGGATATCTTTATGGTATTCGCTCCGAAAGGAGATTAATGGAAGAAATCAAATATAATATTGCTTATAGATGGTTTTTAGGTTATGGAATTACTGATGAGATTCCTCATCATTCTACTATTAGTCAAAATAGAAGACGTAGATTTACAGGTACTGATATATTTGAAAAAATTTTTTCAAATATAGTGAAACAAGCAATAGATAATAATTTGGTATTGGGTAAAATACTATACACTGATTCTACTCATCTTAAAGCTAATGCTAATAAAAATAAGTATGAAGAAAAATATATTAAAGTTGAAGTAAAAGAATATGTTGATGATTTAGAAAATGCAATTAATGAAGATAGAATAAATCATGGTAAAAAACCTCTAAAAAAAAAGAACATGA AGCCAGAAATAAAGAGAATTAAATCTAGCATTACAGATCCTGACAGTGGTTTTATGCATAGAGATAGAAAACCCAAAGGTTTCTTCTATCTAGAACACAGAACGGTGGATGCAGAGAATAACATTATTACAGGTGTTAATGTTACTCCTGGTAATATTAATGATGCAACACCTTATCTTCAAATATTAGATGAACAAATTGAAAAATATGGTTTTGAGGTGAAATTTGTAGGACTTGATGCTGGATATTTTACTGCTCCAATTTGTAAAGGTTTAAATGATAGAAATATACAGGGTGCTATAGGTTACAGACTTGGACCACATAAAAAAGGAAAGTTTACAAAAAATAGATTTCAATATGTTGATGAATGGGATGTTATAATGTGCCCAAATCTTTATCCAATGCATTATAAAACTACTACCCGTCAGGGTTATAGGGAATATATCAGTGATAAAAATAATTGCTCTGAGTGTCCATATAAAGAAAAATGCTTATACGATGGTAATGAAACTAGAACAATTAGACTCCATGTATGGGAAAAATATAAAGATAAAGTTAAAAGGTTTACTATGTACGATCAGTTAGGGAAGCGGATTTACAAGAGAAGAAAAGAAACCGTTGAGCGAAGCTTTGCAGATGCTAAACAACTGCATGGGCTTCGCTATGCCCGCTTTCACGGAATTGAGAAAGTCAAAGAACAATGTCTTATGACAGCAGCAGTACAAAATATGAAAAAGATAGCGATGATACTATCATCTCTATCTTTTAATTCTTTTTTGAATGATTATTCTCATAAAATATTAAGCTACGCTTATTTTATATTTAGAAAGACAAACCACTGA
- a CDS encoding helix-turn-helix domain-containing protein: protein MKTIGERIKELREAKGLNSKELANILDINASTYSKLENNKKSIGVLELRKITEYFSVSADYILGTNKPEADMVMYMKREKNMSEEDIEEVQMILSMMDEAITLFNMKKRI from the coding sequence ATGAAAACTATTGGTGAAAGAATAAAAGAATTAAGAGAAGCAAAAGGGTTAAACTCTAAAGAACTTGCAAATATTCTTGATATAAACGCATCTACCTATAGTAAATTAGAAAATAATAAAAAATCTATTGGGGTATTAGAACTTAGAAAAATAACAGAGTATTTTTCAGTAAGTGCAGATTATATACTAGGAACTAATAAGCCAGAAGCGGATATGGTGATGTATATGAAGAGAGAAAAAAATATGTCTGAAGAAGATATTGAAGAAGTTCAAATGATTTTATCAATGATGGATGAAGCCATAACATTATTCAACATGAAAAAGCGAATATAG
- a CDS encoding ImmA/IrrE family metallo-endopeptidase produces MLKREDIDKIEKKALQHRKMNDLGIESPIGNKIFDIIENQYDSFLLLYPLKSKNIAGFTRKQGEFIQVFINTSFDKGFQNFACAHELYHLIQFQEKEIDSFIVCSNKDISETLDEENIHQEELKANYFAAAFLLPKEIVVERFKKIEELYYFEEDFILEIIKLQYQYEVPFKTILKRLKELEIINEIQYGKLKIYEDNIIEYCKMMDESVYNNIKTLESPDTRKYHTLNVPKTAADVYKNNIISFSKLESIINKYDKKITDFNINKPQIKPISIDFSSFGIGDDDDHDE; encoded by the coding sequence ATGTTAAAAAGAGAAGATATAGATAAAATTGAGAAAAAGGCACTTCAGCATAGAAAAATGAATGACTTAGGTATTGAATCTCCAATAGGAAATAAAATATTTGATATTATAGAGAATCAATATGATTCTTTTCTTTTATTATATCCTTTAAAATCTAAAAATATTGCTGGTTTTACAAGAAAGCAAGGAGAGTTTATTCAGGTTTTTATAAATACTAGTTTTGATAAAGGATTTCAAAATTTCGCTTGTGCTCATGAATTATATCATCTTATTCAATTTCAAGAAAAAGAAATTGATAGTTTTATAGTATGTAGTAATAAAGATATTTCAGAAACTTTAGATGAAGAGAATATACATCAGGAGGAATTGAAAGCCAATTATTTTGCTGCTGCTTTTTTGTTACCTAAAGAGATTGTAGTAGAGAGGTTTAAAAAAATAGAAGAACTATATTATTTTGAAGAAGATTTTATTTTAGAAATAATTAAATTACAGTATCAATATGAAGTTCCTTTTAAAACTATATTAAAGAGACTTAAGGAGTTAGAAATAATTAATGAAATACAATATGGAAAATTAAAAATATATGAAGACAATATTATAGAGTATTGTAAAATGATGGATGAATCCGTTTATAATAATATAAAAACTTTAGAATCTCCTGATACTAGAAAATATCATACATTAAATGTACCAAAGACGGCAGCAGATGTTTATAAAAATAATATCATATCTTTCAGCAAGTTGGAGAGTATAATTAATAAATATGATAAGAAAATCACAGATTTTAATATAAATAAGCCTCAAATTAAGCCTATTAGTATTGATTTCTCTAGTTTTGGAATTGGAGATGATGATGATCATGATGAATAG